One stretch of Trichocoleus sp. DNA includes these proteins:
- a CDS encoding LLM class flavin-dependent oxidoreductase, translating into MSKQLHLAGFLIASQLTHSHPQWRHPRNDLNFLRPEFYQNLGRVLERGKFDYVFFADALAVPHRYGNSIEETLRRGTQGAVLIDPSYVVAIMAAATQHIGLGITRSTTYYQPYELARAFATLDHLSNGRIAWNVVTSHNIGEAYNFGLEAHLEHESRYDRADEFVELTYKLWDSWQEDALVLDKETGLFADPTKVHHVNHEGRWYKSKGPLTVPRSPQGRPAIMQAGSSERGKEFAARWAEIIFEIDPTPEGRKAYYDDVKSRVVKYGRRPDDIKIFPAVIPFIGETETIAREKQAYHNELVDPISGLITLSSHMDYDFLQHELDAPVQDVEVGGIKGLFEVALRLSKKDGLTLRDIGRLYAEGILLPHIVGTPTQIADQLEESFKNGEADGFIISPAFLPGAFDEFVEFVVPELQRRGLFRQEYTGKTLRDHLGLGKANLTPYSRLPEPVGV; encoded by the coding sequence ATGAGCAAGCAACTTCATCTCGCAGGTTTTCTGATTGCTTCCCAACTGACCCACAGCCATCCTCAATGGCGACATCCCCGCAACGATTTAAACTTTCTGCGTCCAGAGTTTTACCAGAACCTGGGCAGAGTGCTGGAACGGGGCAAGTTTGACTATGTATTTTTTGCCGATGCCTTAGCAGTGCCTCATCGTTACGGCAACAGCATTGAAGAAACCCTGCGGCGGGGTACTCAGGGGGCAGTACTGATAGACCCTTCCTATGTCGTCGCCATCATGGCAGCCGCCACGCAACATATTGGGTTGGGCATTACCCGATCGACGACCTACTATCAACCCTACGAACTAGCGCGAGCATTTGCCACCTTAGATCACCTATCTAATGGTCGGATTGCCTGGAATGTGGTCACCTCTCACAATATCGGGGAAGCATACAACTTCGGGCTAGAGGCACATCTGGAGCATGAAAGCCGCTACGATCGCGCCGATGAATTTGTCGAACTGACGTATAAACTCTGGGATAGCTGGCAGGAAGATGCCCTGGTCTTAGACAAAGAAACGGGACTGTTTGCTGATCCTACAAAGGTTCACCACGTCAACCACGAAGGACGATGGTATAAGTCAAAAGGTCCGCTGACAGTGCCGCGATCGCCTCAAGGGCGTCCTGCCATCATGCAAGCTGGATCGTCGGAGCGGGGTAAGGAGTTTGCGGCTCGTTGGGCAGAAATTATCTTTGAAATTGATCCCACCCCCGAAGGTCGTAAAGCTTACTATGACGATGTGAAATCCCGTGTCGTGAAGTATGGACGCAGACCCGATGACATCAAAATCTTTCCGGCTGTGATTCCCTTTATTGGCGAAACTGAAACGATCGCCCGTGAAAAGCAAGCCTATCACAATGAACTGGTTGATCCCATATCAGGACTCATCACCCTTTCCAGTCACATGGACTACGACTTTTTGCAGCATGAGCTGGATGCACCTGTACAGGATGTGGAAGTGGGGGGCATTAAGGGACTGTTTGAAGTTGCTCTGCGGTTAAGCAAGAAAGACGGATTAACGCTCAGAGACATCGGCAGGCTCTATGCAGAAGGCATTTTGTTACCCCATATTGTGGGTACCCCTACGCAGATCGCGGATCAATTAGAAGAAAGCTTCAAAAATGGCGAGGCAGATGGCTTCATTATCTCTCCAGCGTTTCTTCCAGGTGCGTTTGACGAATTTGTTGAATTTGTCGTGCCCGAATTACAACGACGGGGCTTGTTCCGCCAGGAATATACTGGCAAGACGTTGCGTGATCATCTGGGATTAGGGAAAGCCAACTTAACGCCTTACTCTCGTTTGCCCGAACCCGTCGGGGTGTAA
- a CDS encoding VWA domain-containing protein, with the protein MDGIGQRRQVLYWRLLSAMFGLTEQGANFEHMSGEIVDELGLPALILDPNISIENLLHRYPELQADFTTALLPEQEADIRETDNTDNTDSPSPLPADPSPSDTTTLRRALVFSKLLLNAFGPNTQCAVVTAQQYAQWLKDVGYLEKALGCTQGSLRGQSPQIGSTENGRGAGGKGTEGRSQGHGSDGAGLGRGEGFTVTEEQLRATLKTLEGELVRRMALREVLKDDRLAGQLTPSMALVEQLLRDKANLSGNALKNAKRLIQEYVDELVQVLRLQVAQTVVGKVDYSVPPKRVFRNLDLKRTLWSNLIHWNPEDQRLYVNRLYYRHTAKKKTPTRLIVVVDQSGSMVDAMVQCTILASIFAGLPNVDVHLLAFDTTVIDLTAWVHDPFEVLLRTNLGGGTYIDGALTIAMEKIQEPRHTALVLISDFYEGGSDQVLFDRIKSLKESGVHFIPVGAVTSSGYFSVNQWFRDRLKELGMPILTGSPKKLIQELKKAIVT; encoded by the coding sequence ATGGATGGAATTGGGCAGCGTCGTCAGGTGCTTTATTGGCGATTGTTGAGCGCGATGTTTGGCTTAACTGAGCAGGGGGCAAATTTTGAGCACATGTCTGGGGAAATTGTGGATGAGTTAGGGCTACCTGCGCTAATCCTCGATCCCAATATCAGCATCGAAAATTTGCTGCATCGCTATCCAGAACTGCAAGCAGACTTCACGACTGCTCTTCTCCCAGAGCAAGAGGCAGATATCAGGGAAACAGACAATACAGACAATACAGACTCGCCCTCTCCTCTACCTGCTGATCCTTCTCCTAGCGATACGACAACGCTCCGCCGTGCCTTGGTCTTTTCCAAACTGTTGCTGAATGCGTTTGGTCCTAATACTCAGTGCGCTGTGGTAACAGCACAACAGTATGCCCAGTGGCTCAAGGATGTGGGGTATCTGGAGAAAGCATTGGGTTGTACGCAAGGAAGCTTGCGTGGGCAGAGTCCTCAGATTGGTTCTACAGAAAATGGCAGGGGTGCAGGAGGCAAAGGGACAGAAGGGCGATCGCAGGGACATGGCAGCGATGGAGCTGGGCTGGGACGTGGAGAAGGATTTACTGTTACAGAAGAACAGCTACGCGCCACACTGAAGACTCTGGAGGGTGAGCTGGTGCGCCGGATGGCATTGCGAGAGGTGTTAAAAGACGATCGATTGGCAGGACAGTTAACGCCTTCAATGGCATTGGTAGAACAACTGCTGCGCGATAAAGCAAATCTTTCAGGGAACGCACTTAAGAATGCTAAGCGATTAATTCAGGAATATGTTGATGAACTGGTGCAGGTATTGCGATTGCAAGTTGCTCAAACGGTTGTGGGTAAGGTTGATTACAGCGTTCCACCCAAGCGCGTGTTTCGCAATCTAGATTTGAAACGTACCCTCTGGAGCAACCTGATTCACTGGAATCCTGAAGACCAGCGGCTCTATGTTAATCGCCTCTATTACCGCCACACAGCCAAAAAGAAAACGCCGACTCGTTTGATCGTGGTTGTGGATCAATCGGGTTCGATGGTCGATGCAATGGTGCAATGTACGATTCTGGCATCCATTTTTGCAGGATTACCGAATGTAGATGTCCATTTGCTGGCGTTCGATACAACAGTGATTGACCTGACTGCCTGGGTTCACGACCCGTTTGAGGTATTGCTTCGCACGAACCTGGGCGGCGGCACTTACATCGATGGTGCGCTGACGATCGCGATGGAAAAGATTCAAGAGCCTCGACACACTGCGCTGGTGCTGATTTCAGATTTCTACGAAGGAGGAAGTGATCAGGTGTTGTTTGACCGCATTAAGTCGCTGAAAGAATCAGGCGTTCATTTCATTCCGGTGGGAGCCGTTACCAGTTCCGGTTATTTCAGCGTCAATCAATGGTTCCGCGATCGTCTCAAAGAACTGGGTATGCCAATTCTGACAGGTAGTCCCAAAAAGTTAATCCAGGAGTTAAAGAAAGCGATCGTTACATAA
- a CDS encoding DUF5682 family protein — translation MLELPKSLNPLQAQLLEAAERFATDAQPLGNLLTAMVQDVERVMTEPLEIFPVCHHSPASALHLVQRLRHKAPQVIYIELCEDLLPIVADLRDCKLPVALQAFASESETYLPEQMPLSVVAPLTEASAEYQAIAYALQHPETQLVFVDRAIDFVFQWQAQGNVVPSPEAPQSDDAETQLHGSAVGVEVGNLTPTFDQFLEFLLHNSNTRHFAEWWDQYVEQALIGADYDTYRQVMSLVGSLMRRLGRRDRETIDQQRERYMWTRMKQHLTANQLPPESALYICGAAHIASPVAEFGTQTALTWEIPDRTATKWLYGLIPSSFVAIEHQFALPSGTVSLAESTWKKSLKASTPKPFDSHTSSHAQTLPPPNTPSLSAFLTRPPHYAAVDTDQLLQWCAEIVALARKNGYLATTADSIAIYETAILLANLRHRPHPTPYDFQDAAITCLEKDRTPKKRNVEQICKILLGGDRIGVVGYASLPPLAQDVYDRLAPLKVNLLAQTNQRALMDLKQQSALLSCSDVLWRLNYLVGDRLVQPIMGERSLGHTPIQESWEIRIGKHQRDLIMLGYEGVTLEQVLERQLRRAAFDAQSHASTALAAAEDSVLLLNHPRLTEELGEQAIALLSHETGAEDAPQIFERVRRLVHYYRTTPAGLPTWIERFVATGYCHYATLLPKAFGDRGTTPAQIAGMLGFIFTLESLALSLGCQRSQLLIGINQAAQEESDPAKLGLLWTTEWLLNLRTLEQMREFFDHVLNNPLLIQTFPDYLNGFILALNFAPRISRFVVELLSKLFASVPDSVLLPWLPSLVLRLRSHAPLLQTLIKEAATSFPPNLSGFQQWTPFWHTQPTANATSAAISTTAEQEIHQLLLQYPESLQAIASVLC, via the coding sequence ATGCTGGAATTACCCAAATCCCTCAATCCACTACAAGCCCAACTGCTGGAGGCAGCCGAACGCTTTGCTACTGATGCTCAGCCGTTAGGAAACTTGTTGACGGCAATGGTGCAGGATGTGGAACGAGTGATGACCGAACCGCTAGAAATTTTTCCGGTTTGTCATCATTCCCCGGCTTCTGCGCTGCATCTGGTGCAACGGTTACGCCACAAAGCGCCCCAGGTGATCTATATCGAACTCTGTGAGGATTTGCTGCCAATCGTTGCTGATCTGCGCGACTGTAAACTGCCTGTAGCGCTGCAAGCCTTCGCGTCGGAATCCGAAACCTATCTCCCAGAGCAGATGCCCCTGAGCGTCGTAGCCCCCCTGACTGAAGCTTCAGCAGAATATCAGGCGATCGCTTACGCGCTGCAACACCCCGAAACTCAGCTTGTATTTGTCGATCGGGCTATAGATTTTGTGTTTCAGTGGCAGGCGCAAGGGAATGTTGTTCCGTCTCCTGAAGCCCCTCAAAGTGATGACGCAGAAACCCAACTACACGGTTCAGCAGTTGGCGTGGAAGTCGGAAATTTAACGCCCACCTTTGACCAGTTTTTAGAATTTCTGCTCCACAACTCCAACACGCGCCATTTCGCGGAATGGTGGGATCAGTACGTTGAGCAGGCATTGATCGGGGCAGACTACGACACCTATCGTCAGGTGATGAGCCTGGTGGGAAGCCTGATGCGGCGGTTGGGACGACGTGATCGAGAAACGATCGATCAGCAGCGGGAACGCTATATGTGGACAAGGATGAAGCAGCATCTGACTGCTAACCAGCTTCCGCCAGAGTCTGCCCTTTATATCTGCGGTGCCGCCCATATTGCCAGCCCTGTCGCTGAATTTGGCACTCAAACTGCTCTGACCTGGGAAATTCCCGATCGCACAGCAACTAAATGGCTCTATGGCTTAATTCCCTCTAGCTTTGTCGCGATCGAACACCAGTTTGCTCTCCCTTCTGGCACCGTTTCTCTAGCAGAATCTACCTGGAAAAAAAGCCTTAAAGCCTCAACCCCTAAACCCTTTGATTCCCACACCTCCTCCCACGCTCAAACACTCCCACCCCCAAACACCCCCAGCCTCTCCGCCTTCCTTACCCGTCCCCCTCACTATGCTGCCGTTGACACCGACCAACTTCTGCAATGGTGTGCAGAAATTGTTGCCCTTGCCCGCAAAAATGGGTATCTAGCCACTACCGCCGACTCGATCGCCATTTACGAAACTGCGATTCTGCTGGCAAATCTGCGTCACCGCCCCCACCCCACCCCCTACGACTTCCAAGATGCGGCAATTACCTGTCTGGAAAAAGACCGCACGCCTAAAAAGCGCAACGTTGAGCAGATTTGCAAAATATTGCTGGGAGGCGATCGCATTGGGGTAGTGGGCTACGCATCTTTGCCGCCCTTAGCGCAGGATGTGTACGATCGCCTTGCTCCGCTGAAGGTGAATTTGCTGGCACAAACGAATCAGCGTGCCTTGATGGATCTGAAGCAGCAATCTGCACTGTTGTCCTGCTCTGATGTGTTGTGGCGGCTCAACTACTTAGTGGGTGACCGTCTGGTGCAACCGATTATGGGAGAACGTAGTCTGGGGCATACCCCGATTCAGGAGTCCTGGGAAATTCGGATTGGCAAACATCAGCGCGATTTGATCATGCTGGGTTATGAAGGTGTGACGCTGGAGCAAGTGCTGGAGCGACAGTTGCGGCGGGCTGCCTTCGATGCCCAATCCCATGCGAGTACAGCGCTGGCAGCAGCAGAAGATAGTGTCCTGTTGCTCAACCATCCGCGTCTGACAGAGGAACTGGGGGAACAAGCGATCGCCTTGCTATCTCACGAAACGGGTGCTGAAGATGCTCCGCAAATTTTTGAGCGGGTGCGTCGTCTGGTGCATTACTATCGCACTACGCCTGCGGGACTCCCTACCTGGATTGAACGATTCGTGGCAACCGGATATTGCCACTACGCTACACTGCTCCCCAAAGCCTTTGGCGATCGTGGCACCACACCCGCTCAAATTGCCGGAATGCTAGGCTTCATTTTCACGTTGGAAAGTTTAGCCCTCTCGCTTGGATGTCAGCGCAGCCAGCTTTTAATCGGGATCAACCAGGCGGCTCAGGAAGAGAGTGATCCAGCAAAGTTGGGTTTGTTGTGGACAACGGAGTGGTTGCTTAATTTACGCACATTAGAACAAATGCGTGAATTCTTTGATCATGTTCTGAACAACCCTCTGTTGATCCAAACATTTCCTGATTATCTCAACGGGTTTATTTTGGCACTCAACTTTGCCCCTCGCATCAGTCGCTTTGTGGTGGAACTGTTGAGCAAGCTGTTTGCCTCGGTGCCCGACTCGGTGCTGCTGCCCTGGCTGCCTAGTTTGGTGTTGCGGCTACGATCTCACGCTCCCCTATTGCAAACCCTGATTAAAGAAGCTGCAACCAGCTTTCCTCCCAATTTGTCTGGCTTCCAGCAATGGACACCGTTTTGGCATACTCAGCCTACAGCGAATGCCACATCTGCTGCAATTTCCACTACTGCCGAACAGGAAATCCATCAACTGCTGCTTCAATATCCAGAATCACTGCAAGCGATCGCGAGTGTTTTGTGCTGA
- a CDS encoding OsmC family protein, giving the protein MTSTIRAKSSIATFHLHSTGTNVAQTIHQEGSVHTIRVDAAPAFGGKDEHPSPIAYALSALVSCSQVTSQLVAKDLGVQLDGFEFDIKAELDTAVLVHGALEGNANFERVEIHAIVETDGSKAQLEQLRQETERRCPIYQLFLRSGVTITNHWSVRQPVTA; this is encoded by the coding sequence ATGACTTCAACAATTAGAGCCAAAAGTTCTATTGCGACTTTCCATCTCCATTCCACCGGAACGAACGTTGCCCAAACCATTCACCAAGAGGGTTCTGTTCACACAATTCGGGTTGATGCGGCTCCAGCGTTTGGCGGTAAAGATGAACATCCTAGCCCGATCGCCTATGCCCTCAGTGCGCTTGTTTCCTGCTCTCAAGTCACTTCTCAACTGGTTGCTAAAGATTTAGGGGTACAACTCGACGGATTTGAATTTGACATCAAAGCAGAACTTGACACTGCCGTTTTGGTTCATGGAGCACTAGAAGGAAACGCCAACTTTGAACGGGTTGAAATTCATGCGATCGTCGAAACTGATGGTTCTAAAGCCCAACTTGAGCAATTGCGCCAAGAAACCGAGCGACGTTGCCCCATCTATCAGTTGTTTCTCAGAAGTGGTGTCACTATCACCAACCACTGGTCTGTGCGACAGCCCGTTACGGCATAA
- a CDS encoding basic amino acid ABC transporter substrate-binding protein, which produces MIPSATKISRKTFLAGVAGFASAFMFSACAAPTNNSAATPSPSAVPDSAAQPLKVGANVGNVPWEFEDKSGQLVGFEVDLVNEIGKRLNRKIEFVNTPFTGLFPAISSNRIDAAVSSITITPKRLQTLDFAQPYYDSDQSLTVKADSGIKPAKDMKGKVVAVDTGSTGDIWVKEHMQEYGFKDVRRFEGLNPAMLDLAAGRFDGYISDIPATLYYTKDKPELKVVERLKTGEQYSIMFAKGSPLRDEFNQQIAAMKKDGTLAKIYEKWFGSAPEAGTSTVEELPLPSPSP; this is translated from the coding sequence ATGATTCCCTCCGCTACTAAAATTTCTAGAAAAACATTTTTGGCAGGCGTTGCTGGATTTGCCAGTGCCTTCATGTTTAGTGCCTGTGCTGCCCCAACTAATAATTCTGCCGCTACACCATCGCCCAGTGCTGTCCCTGATTCTGCCGCTCAACCTCTGAAAGTGGGAGCCAATGTGGGCAATGTCCCCTGGGAGTTTGAAGACAAAAGCGGGCAACTTGTGGGTTTCGAGGTGGATTTGGTTAATGAGATTGGCAAACGCTTGAATCGCAAAATTGAGTTCGTCAACACACCCTTCACAGGACTGTTTCCTGCCATTTCGTCCAATCGGATTGATGCAGCAGTTTCTTCAATCACCATCACCCCAAAACGGCTACAAACGCTGGACTTCGCGCAGCCCTACTATGACAGCGATCAGTCTTTAACCGTTAAAGCAGATAGCGGCATCAAGCCAGCTAAAGACATGAAAGGCAAGGTGGTTGCCGTTGACACGGGTTCAACTGGCGATATCTGGGTCAAGGAACACATGCAAGAGTATGGTTTCAAAGATGTAAGGCGATTTGAAGGACTGAACCCTGCCATGCTGGATCTGGCTGCAGGTCGGTTTGATGGCTATATTTCAGACATTCCTGCCACGCTTTATTACACCAAAGACAAGCCTGAACTCAAGGTTGTGGAGCGGCTCAAAACAGGAGAGCAATATAGCATTATGTTTGCGAAGGGCAGTCCCCTGCGCGACGAGTTCAATCAGCAAATTGCTGCGATGAAGAAGGACGGTACGCTGGCTAAAATTTACGAAAAATGGTTTGGCAGCGCTCCCGAAGCCGGAACTTCTACCGTTGAAGAGTTACCTTTACCCAGCCCTAGCCCCTAG
- a CDS encoding amino acid ABC transporter permease produces the protein MKIIDTFFNWQVLQESLPALLTGLRLTITLGLASILVSSLLGLGIALLRLYPPRWIRAIAIAYIDIMRAMPLLVMLILVYYALPFVGITLDPFSAALSAISLVGSAYAAEIFRAGIQAIPKGQIEAAQALGLNYWRQMGDVVLPQALKIVVPPLTNNAISLIKDTALASVVAMPELLKQATQQQSLAANPTPLLGAGLLYLLLLLPLVRFVVFLEQKFR, from the coding sequence ATGAAAATCATTGACACCTTCTTTAACTGGCAAGTTTTACAGGAGTCTCTGCCTGCTCTGCTCACGGGTTTACGCCTAACCATTACCTTGGGGTTAGCGAGTATTTTGGTCAGCAGTCTGCTGGGACTGGGGATTGCCCTGCTGAGGCTCTACCCTCCCCGATGGATAAGAGCGATCGCGATCGCCTACATCGACATTATGCGAGCGATGCCCTTGCTCGTGATGTTGATCTTGGTATACTACGCTTTACCTTTCGTAGGAATCACGTTAGACCCTTTTTCAGCTGCACTATCGGCAATTTCCTTGGTGGGTAGTGCTTACGCTGCCGAAATATTTCGGGCGGGGATTCAGGCGATTCCCAAGGGACAGATAGAAGCTGCTCAGGCGCTAGGATTAAATTACTGGCGGCAAATGGGAGATGTGGTGCTGCCACAAGCTCTCAAAATAGTAGTACCCCCTTTGACCAATAATGCAATTTCCCTGATTAAGGACACTGCCCTTGCCTCTGTCGTAGCCATGCCTGAGTTGCTTAAGCAAGCGACCCAACAGCAGTCTTTGGCAGCAAATCCGACTCCTTTATTGGGGGCTGGGCTATTGTACTTATTGCTGCTGCTGCCCCTGGTGCGATTCGTTGTGTTTCTAGAGCAAAAATTTCGATGA
- a CDS encoding AAA family ATPase: MPRQTAKTTEKAIEKATEKTMKTDVVMLRQPAEIKYREELDYLMSIDQGSKPFSWQLSPQMVRTFVLGSTPSQKLDRPIQQKWYGDTAIAERAIVTLASDRGLLLIGDPGTGKSWLAELLAAAICGNSTYVVQGTAGTTEDQIKYSWNVAMVIAAGQSRDSLIPSPLMTAMQSGAMGRFEELTRCTSDVQDALISILSEKYIAIPELKGDSVVFAQPGFNVIATANSRDRGVNELSSALKRRFNFVHMPVVTNKKQEKEIILFRTRELMGRHGFEVDVPPTLLDVLLQTFADLREASTAASSDDQRLESALSTAEQIGVLEDAILHSRFFGATTLESNALGRSLVGTLVRRLPEDVAVLNQFWHAVVEQRSKEQQGEWQAFLQGGKDAMSSLRK; the protein is encoded by the coding sequence ATGCCAAGACAAACAGCAAAAACAACCGAAAAAGCGATCGAAAAAGCAACAGAAAAGACAATGAAAACAGACGTTGTTATGCTGCGTCAACCCGCTGAAATCAAATATCGGGAAGAACTGGACTATCTCATGTCCATCGACCAGGGCAGTAAACCCTTTTCCTGGCAACTGTCGCCGCAGATGGTGCGAACCTTTGTGCTGGGCAGCACGCCCTCTCAGAAGCTCGATCGTCCGATTCAACAAAAATGGTATGGGGACACAGCGATCGCTGAACGTGCTATCGTCACCCTAGCTTCCGATCGAGGTTTGTTGCTCATTGGCGACCCAGGCACAGGCAAAAGCTGGCTGGCAGAATTGCTTGCTGCTGCAATTTGTGGCAACTCGACCTATGTTGTGCAAGGTACCGCAGGCACCACCGAAGACCAGATTAAATACTCCTGGAACGTGGCAATGGTAATCGCTGCTGGACAGTCGCGAGACTCCCTGATTCCCTCACCGTTGATGACAGCAATGCAATCGGGTGCAATGGGCAGGTTTGAGGAGCTAACCCGCTGCACGTCGGATGTCCAGGATGCGCTGATCTCCATTCTGAGTGAAAAATACATTGCCATTCCCGAACTGAAGGGCGATAGCGTGGTGTTTGCCCAGCCCGGATTTAACGTCATCGCCACCGCCAACAGCCGCGATCGCGGGGTAAATGAACTTTCCTCTGCGCTGAAACGCCGCTTTAACTTTGTCCACATGCCTGTCGTAACGAACAAAAAGCAAGAGAAAGAAATTATTTTGTTCCGCACGCGCGAACTGATGGGACGACACGGATTTGAGGTCGATGTGCCTCCGACACTTCTGGATGTGCTGCTGCAAACCTTCGCCGATTTACGAGAAGCCAGCACTGCTGCCAGTTCTGACGATCAGCGATTGGAATCTGCACTCTCCACTGCCGAGCAAATTGGGGTGCTGGAGGACGCAATCTTGCACAGCCGATTTTTTGGCGCAACCACCCTGGAATCCAATGCACTAGGGCGGTCGTTGGTCGGAACTCTGGTGCGTCGCTTGCCCGAAGATGTTGCCGTCCTCAATCAGTTCTGGCACGCCGTTGTTGAACAACGCAGTAAAGAGCAGCAGGGCGAATGGCAAGCCTTCCTGCAAGGCGGCAAAGATGCTATGAGCAGCCTGCGGAAATAA
- a CDS encoding LLM class flavin-dependent oxidoreductase produces MVDIRFGYWMPIISGGYVISTLSQRTPWDIQSNIKLAQTAEALGFDYSLAPARFMALEAGDGQHDALASTAFVLGATQRLKVISAVHTGLWHPAMVAKTGADNRYCL; encoded by the coding sequence ATGGTTGATATTCGCTTTGGCTACTGGATGCCCATTATTAGCGGGGGATATGTCATCAGTACTCTCTCCCAGCGCACCCCCTGGGATATTCAGTCCAATATTAAACTAGCGCAAACCGCAGAAGCATTAGGGTTTGATTATAGTCTTGCCCCGGCTCGATTTATGGCACTGGAAGCGGGGGATGGACAGCATGATGCCCTCGCCAGTACCGCCTTCGTGCTTGGAGCTACTCAACGCCTGAAAGTAATCAGTGCGGTGCATACGGGGTTATGGCATCCGGCAATGGTGGCAAAAACAGGAGCCGACAATCGATATTGCCTCTAA
- the sfnG gene encoding dimethyl sulfone monooxygenase SfnG, producing MRCIRGYGIRQWWQKQEPTIDIASNGRFAINILSGWLKEEYRHFNRPWLDHDERYRQSEEFIQVLKGLWTSEEPFYFNGDFFRINGSIFRPQPVSKPHPEIFQGGNSKAARRMAGKYSDWYFMNGNSVENIKAQIEEISAIARQHNRQVKFGLNGFVILRDTEAEARAQLRDIINHADPKIIQGFADQAKNAGQSTREKVGMWENSTFEDLVQPNDGFKTGLIGSAELIADRIRQYYEVGVDLILSSFLHFSDELPEFGRKVIPLVQQLEAKRNSVLEPVA from the coding sequence GTGCGGTGCATACGGGGTTATGGCATCCGGCAATGGTGGCAAAAACAGGAGCCGACAATCGATATTGCCTCTAACGGTCGGTTTGCCATCAATATTCTCAGCGGTTGGTTGAAGGAAGAGTATCGTCACTTTAACCGTCCCTGGCTCGATCATGACGAGCGGTATCGCCAGTCTGAGGAATTTATTCAGGTCTTGAAAGGATTGTGGACATCGGAAGAACCGTTTTATTTCAATGGTGACTTTTTCCGCATCAACGGTTCCATCTTCAGACCGCAACCTGTCTCCAAACCGCATCCTGAAATCTTTCAGGGGGGCAATTCTAAAGCAGCGCGGCGGATGGCGGGTAAGTATTCCGATTGGTATTTTATGAACGGTAATTCGGTCGAAAATATCAAAGCGCAAATTGAAGAAATTTCGGCGATCGCCCGACAGCACAATCGTCAGGTCAAATTTGGACTGAACGGATTTGTGATTTTGCGCGACACAGAAGCAGAAGCCCGTGCTCAACTGAGAGACATCATTAATCACGCTGATCCGAAGATCATTCAGGGGTTTGCGGATCAGGCGAAGAATGCCGGACAGTCCACCCGCGAAAAGGTGGGCATGTGGGAGAACTCTACCTTTGAGGATTTGGTGCAGCCGAATGATGGCTTTAAGACTGGCTTGATTGGTTCGGCAGAGTTAATCGCCGATCGCATCCGGCAGTATTACGAAGTGGGGGTCGATTTGATTCTCAGTTCATTTCTCCACTTTAGCGATGAGCTACCCGAATTTGGTCGCAAAGTGATTCCATTAGTGCAACAACTGGAAGCAAAACGCAATTCAGTTTTAGAGCCAGTGGCGTGA